One stretch of Macaca nemestrina isolate mMacNem1 chromosome 17, mMacNem.hap1, whole genome shotgun sequence DNA includes these proteins:
- the LOC105472351 gene encoding neurexophilin-3, with the protein MQLTRCCFVFLVQGSLYLVICGQDDGPPGSEDPERDDHKGQPRPRVPRKRGHISPKSRPMANATVLGLLAPPGEAWGILGQPPNRPNHSPPPSAKVKKIFGWGDFYSNIKTVALNLLVTGKIVDHGNGTFSVHFRHNATGQGNISISLVPPSKAVEFHQEQQIFIEAKASKIFNCRMEWEKVERGRRTSLCTHDPAKICSRDHAQSSATWSCSQPFKVVCVYIAFYSTDYRLVQKVCPDYNYHSDTPYYPSG; encoded by the exons ATGCAACTGACTCGCTGCTGCTTCGTGTTCCTGGTGCAGGGTAGCCTCTATCTG GTCATCTGTGGCCAGGATGATGGTCCTCCCGGCTCAGAGGACCCTGAGCGTGATGACCACAAGGGCCAGCCCCGGCCCCGGGTGCCTCGGAAGCGGGGCCACATCTCACCTAAGTCCCGCCCCATGGCCAATGCCACTGTCCTAGGGCTGCTGGCCCCACCTGGGGAGGCTTGGGGCATTCTTGGGCAGCCCCCCAACCGCCCGAATCACAGTCCCCCACCCTCAGCCAAGGTGAAGAAAATCTTTGGCTGGGGCGACTTCTACTCCAACATCAAGACGGTGGCCCTGAACCTGCTAGTCACAGGGAAGATTGTGGACCATGGCAACGGGACCTTCAGCGTCCACTTCCGACACAATGCCACAGGCCAGGGCAACATCTCCATCAGCCTCGTGCCCCCCAGTAAAGCTGTAGAGTTCCACCAGGAACAGCAGATCTTCATTGAAGCCAAGGCCTCCAAAATCTTCAACTGCCGGATGGAGTGGGAGAAGGTAGAACGGGGCCGCCGGACCTCGCTTTGCACCCACGACCCAGCCAAGATCTGCTCCCGAGATCACGCTCAGAGCTCAGCCACCTGGAGCTGCTCCCAGCCCTTCAAAGTCGTCTGTGTCTACATCGCCTTCTACAGCACGGACTATCGGCTGGTCCAGAAGGTGTGCCCAGATTACAACTACCATAGTGATACCCCCTACTACCCGTCTGGGTGA